CGACCGTCGCGGCGGAGTTCGACTACACGAAACCGGAAATTGCCGACGAAGGTATCGACATCGAGGGTGGTCGCCATCCGGTCGTCGAGCGCACCGAGGACTCGTTCGTCCCCAACGGCGCACACTTCGACGACGAGCAGCGGTTCGCCATCGTCACGGGACCGAACATGAGCGGGAAGTCGACGTACATGCGCCAGATTGCGCTCGTCTCGCTGCTGGCGCAGGCGGGGAGTTTCGTCCCGGCCGAGCGGGCCAGCCTCCGGATCGTCGACCGGGTGTTCACGCGGGTCGGGGCCAGCGACGACATCGCGGGCGGACGCTCGACGTTCATGATCGAGATGACCGAACTCGCCGAAATCCTCGACCACGCGACCGAGCAGTCGCTGATCTTGCTCGACGAAGTCGGTCGCGGGACCTCGACGACCGACGGCCTCGCGATCGCACAGGCAGTGACGGAGTACGTCCACGACGAGATCGGTGCGACCACCCTCTTTGCGACCCACCACCACGACCTGACCGCGGCGGCTGACGATCTGCCGAGCGTGTTCAATCTCCACTTCCGGACCACTCGCGAGGACGGACAGGTCGTCTTCGAGCACGCGGTCGCGCCCGGCGCGGCCGAGGCCTCCTACGGCGTCGAGGTCGCCGGCGTGGCCGGCGTTCCCGACGCCGTCGTCGATCGCGCGGCCGACCTGTTGGCCGAAGAAACGGCTGCGTCGGACGCGAGCGTCGACCCGGGGACCAATGGTCACGAGGTCACCCCGGCAGTCCACAACGGTGCTGGAAGCGATACCGAGACGGACATTCGTGCGGCACTCCGCGAGGTGTCGATCGCCGAGACGACGCCGCTGGAAGCCCTCCAGACGCTGGCGGACCTGAAATCACGGGTCGAGGACTGACACTTTTGGTACAGGCCCCCAAAGATAGAGAGGATGACGTTCCTCCGCCGGTATCTCGGGGTCCGCCACCGGATCCTCGTCTGGACACTCGTGCTCGTTGGTGGGGGCACGCTGGTGATCCAGCGGGTCGATGTCCAGGGCGCCGTTCGAGACGTCGCGCCCGACCTCGCGACCTACGCTGGCCTGCCGACCCAGGCCGCGATTCTCGTCGTGGTCTGGCTGTTCGGTGTCGTGCTGTTCCGGCGGGGTGAACGGCTCTCCTGGAAGCGGCTGCGGACGAAATCGCCGTTTTCGGCCCAGCGCGAGGACAGACGACGGCCGCCGCTGCAGAACGAGTACAAGCGTAAGACCGTCACGGCCGAGGTGATCGGCCGCGGATTCGTGCGCCAGCAGGGCGTCCGCGTCGAGACGCTTCTCGACGGGCTCTCGAAACCGCTCGCGCTCGAACTACAGTACGTCGGTAGTGGGGGACGCGAGGAGGGGATTAGAACCGGCAACGACGCACTCGACGACCAGTTCGTCCTCACCGTCGAGGCCGGGTCGAACCTCCGGGAGGTCTTCGATCCGGAGGTGCAGTCGGCGCTGATGGACATTTCGATTCCTGGAACGCTCCGGGTCACGAACGAGCGCGTCGTCTACGACGTGCCATTCACGCGGGTACGGCCGGAGGAACTCGGCGCGGTCGCGCGGGCAGTCGCGACCATGGCGGCTCGACTGGAGCGACTCGCGCGCAAGGGCCACCGCTAGGATGCATAGGGACTAGGGTTCCAGCGAGACGAACTCCAGGCCGCGTTCGGCCAGCAACGTCCGCGCACGGTCGGTCACCGACGGGGCGACCAGGATCCCGCGAACCTCGGCCTCGTCGTGGAGGTCGCGTTCGAGCGCCTCGACGTAGCGGGCGAGTTGCCCCACGGCGTCGGGCCCGACTCGCCGGCGTTTCAACTCCACGACGACCGAGCGACCGTTGGCGTCCTCGCCGTAGATGTCGACCGCGCCGGCTGGCGTCTCCCGTTCGGTCGACAGCGGCGTGAACCCGGGTTCGATCAGTTCGGGGTCGTCGAGGACGCGCTCGCGCAGGTCTTCCTCGGTGCCGGACAGCGAGAGTTCCTCGGGATCGGTGACGTCGAACGCGGCGACGTGTTCGACGTCGCGAAAGCGGACGAGCAGTTCTTCCTCGGGTGTCGAGCGCTCGCTGCGGAGCACGAGCGCGTCGTCGACCGAAACCTCGTGGGTGCAGCCCGGTGGTTGCCAGTTCACCGGCTGGTGACCCTCGTCGGTGTGGACCAGTACTGTGCCGTCGGGCTTGCACATGACGTGGCGGTCGCCGGGGCCGAGCGTGCTCTCGGCCCGGCCCTCGTAGTCGACGGTACATTCCCCGAAGATCGTCACGAGTGCGTCGCTGTCCAGCCCCGTCTCGACGACCGAGTGGGCCGTCTCGATCGAAGGGTTCGTCCGGGCACGGACGCTCTCGGTCGTCGTCACGACAGCCCGTAGCCCACGCCGACACTAATACTCGTTCGTTTCTCCGTTTGTCCACGGATCGAACAATTCTCGACCCGTCCCGCGTTGGCTGACTGCGTCGGCGAGCACCGCCCGTGCGTCGGCTCGTGAGAGATACCCGCCAACGACTGCCTCGGCGACGGTGTCTTTCGCCGCTCGAAACCACTCCCGGAACGCGTCGGCGTCGGCTGGCGAGTCCACCGCGACGACCAGTCCGTCGGGTCCGCGACCGAACGCCGGCTCGCCGAGGTAGTGGGCGAGGCCGAACCACAGTGGCAGGTAGGTGTCGACGACGTACTCCGAGCTGACGCAGTAGAGCGCCTCGTGGCGAGCGGGGTCGACCATCGTCAATACGTCCGCGAACGGGCGAGCGACCACTCGCGGGACGGGGTCGACGGCCTCTCCGGCGTACGGGTCGGCCGGACTGATCGTTTCGGCGAGGGAGAGGTCGAGACCACCCCACCGGGAGGTGTGGACGTCGTAGCGGCCGCCGGGACGCTCGTAGGCGACCAGTGCGCGGTGGGCCACGAGTCAGTCTCGCCTCCAGTCGTCGCGAGTTCGGATCACACCCTCGGCTGGGTCGGATTCTGATTTAAACCTCGGGCCGTCGTCGACTAACTCGACTGTTCGCCGCCGCCTTTTCTGATGACATCGAGCAGTTTCAACCCGACCAGAAGCGGCAACAGGGGCAACATAACCAGCACCAGACACGCACCGATGACGTATCCGGTGAGGCCCATGTGCATGACCTCTTTCTTGCTCGTGGGTGGTGTCACGGTGTCCATACGTCGACCTACAGAACGATCCCCTGTAGTTATTGGGCCAAATTATCGGCCGACGAGACGACCGACGAAGCCGGACTCGGGTTCGCCCTCTTCCTCGCCGGCATAGAACCGAAGGTAGCCCCAGATGCCGACCTGGACGGCGATCCCGGCGACGAAGACGCCGTAGAGCCACGGCGAGACGAACGCGTCCACGATCTCGCGAACGTTGGTGACGTCCTCGACGGCGGGGGCCATGCCGACCGAGACCAGCGAGGCACCCCAGGCAGCCGAGACGACGAGGACGATCACTTTCCGGAGGAGCCAGCCCGCGAGCAACCCGGCGAGGAGGCCACCGCCGACGAGCGGATCGACCAGCGTTCCGGGCGAGGTGAGCGACGCGCCAGCGGCGTAGGCGCCGACGGCCAGCCCGGTGATCGCCCCGGCGGCCAGGACGGCCATCCGGTAGGCCGTCAGCACCAGATAGATCCCGACGACGGCCCCGATGACGATCGCGCCGACGAACACCAGTAGGTCGGCGCCGATCCCGATCCCGACGAGTGCGCCGGCTGCCCCGCCGAGCAGTCCGCCGAAGCCGAACAGTGCCTTTCGATAGATGAACACGCCGGTCGTCGCGAGGACGATCCCGAGGACGATCAGTAGCGGCTTGAGTGGGACTGCCATACGAGACGTGGCGGCGACCAGCCACATAAGCCTACCCGCCGCTGACGAACTGACTTCGGTCGTTTGATAGTGGGCCGTCTCGATGTCCCGAGTGCTATGGCAGACTGTCCCGAGTGCGGCGCAGACGTCGCGCTGCACGACGACGCAGAGATCGGAGAGATCATCGACTGTGCGACCTGCGGTGCGGAACTGGAAGTCGTCGGCGTCGACCCGGCGGAACTGGATACCGCACCCGAACTCGAAGAAGACTGGGGCGAATAGGCCTCCAGAGGGCGCTTCCGGCTTTCTGAAGCGCCCCCTCCACTTCGAGTGCAGATATGTTACACTATCGAGAATAGATTATTATATCGGAAAATACAATGTGAATCTATGGCTGCCCACTCGCGGTCGCGACCGCGGTGGGGTGGCGCCTGGGGCGTGAGTGTCATCGGCGCGGGGTTGCTCGTCGCCGCGCTGGCCTACGGCGGTCGCCAGTTCTCTACGGACGCGCTGGCGCTGTATCCGCTCGTCGAGGTCGGAATGGTGGTCACGCTTTGCGGAACGATCCTGGGGACGGGCTACTGGTTGCACGATAGCGAGTTCACCGACGGTGACCTCTGGCGGATCGCGATCTGGGTGGGTCTGGGGATCATCCTGCTGGTCGGGCTGACGGTCTGGCAACTGCTGACCCAGGTCAGCGGCGGGGTCGAACTCGAAGACCCGCTGTTGACGCTCGTGGTCACCCAGACTGTCGGGGCGACGGCAGGGTTGTTAGTCGGGCTCTATCACGTCCAGTCGCTTCGCAACGCCCGCGCCGCCGAGAACGCGGCCGCTGCGGCCGAGGAAGCCCAGGCCGTCCAGGAGCAACTGGCGTTCGTCCACGACCTCGTTCGCCATCACCTGCGCAACGGCATGCACGTCATCCAGTCGTACACGCGTCTGCTGGACGAGCACGTCGACGACTCCGGGGCAGCGCACCTGGAGACGATAGAGCGTCGGAGCCAGCGACTGGTCAGGCTGGTCGACGAGATGGCGCCGCTCGCGACGGCGATCGACCCCGACGATCGACAGTCCTCTGTGAACGTCCGGGCGCTGCTCGAACGCGAGACCTCTCACTTCACAGTCACCCATCCCGACTGCCGGATCGACGTCTCGGGACCGGACGACGTGCTGGTGCGGGCCGATTCGCTGCTGTCGGCGGCCATCGAGACGCTGTTGCGAGGTGTGATCGAACGGAGTACGGTCAGCGGCCCGACGGTCGACGTCGAGGTTTCGACAGCCGACGGGCAGTGTCACATCGAGATGGCCGCGATCGGCCCCGCAATCGACGGCGGGATCGATCAGCACCTTCTCACGAGTTCCCAGCGCGGACCGACAGCCGACGAGTCGGCCGGTGACACTGACCTCCACGTCGCCCGTGAAGTCGTCGAACGCTACGACGG
The Halapricum salinum genome window above contains:
- the nucS gene encoding endonuclease NucS translates to METAHSVVETGLDSDALVTIFGECTVDYEGRAESTLGPGDRHVMCKPDGTVLVHTDEGHQPVNWQPPGCTHEVSVDDALVLRSERSTPEEELLVRFRDVEHVAAFDVTDPEELSLSGTEEDLRERVLDDPELIEPGFTPLSTERETPAGAVDIYGEDANGRSVVVELKRRRVGPDAVGQLARYVEALERDLHDEAEVRGILVAPSVTDRARTLLAERGLEFVSLEP
- a CDS encoding DUF6735 family protein, producing MAHRALVAYERPGGRYDVHTSRWGGLDLSLAETISPADPYAGEAVDPVPRVVARPFADVLTMVDPARHEALYCVSSEYVVDTYLPLWFGLAHYLGEPAFGRGPDGLVVAVDSPADADAFREWFRAAKDTVAEAVVGGYLSRADARAVLADAVSQRGTGRELFDPWTNGETNEY
- a CDS encoding DUF7535 family protein, with translation MDTVTPPTSKKEVMHMGLTGYVIGACLVLVMLPLLPLLVGLKLLDVIRKGGGEQSS
- the lysW gene encoding lysine biosynthesis protein LysW, which codes for MADCPECGADVALHDDAEIGEIIDCATCGAELEVVGVDPAELDTAPELEEDWGE
- a CDS encoding sensor histidine kinase; the encoded protein is MAAHSRSRPRWGGAWGVSVIGAGLLVAALAYGGRQFSTDALALYPLVEVGMVVTLCGTILGTGYWLHDSEFTDGDLWRIAIWVGLGIILLVGLTVWQLLTQVSGGVELEDPLLTLVVTQTVGATAGLLVGLYHVQSLRNARAAENAAAAAEEAQAVQEQLAFVHDLVRHHLRNGMHVIQSYTRLLDEHVDDSGAAHLETIERRSQRLVRLVDEMAPLATAIDPDDRQSSVNVRALLERETSHFTVTHPDCRIDVSGPDDVLVRADSLLSAAIETLLRGVIERSTVSGPTVDVEVSTADGQCHIEMAAIGPAIDGGIDQHLLTSSQRGPTADESAGDTDLHVAREVVERYDGELTVDDRTSRPRFVLTVPIDDADQ